One window of the Cryptomeria japonica chromosome 7, Sugi_1.0, whole genome shotgun sequence genome contains the following:
- the LOC131040828 gene encoding disease resistance protein L6, whose amino-acid sequence MEQYKPPTTRLAFQSNNRYDVFLSFRGPDVRKTLVDHLYEALTQAGLNVFLDTDKLEKGEIIGLSLDSAIESSAIRIPIFSKGYADSAWCLKEASVMSRTPGLIIPLFYHVDPTSVRYPDNASSPYCRQFLKHSDRYRREEINDWKRALRQICSYSGWSLDLTQGYEARLIKMMVNDLRKTLKRVKKYDGGQNEWEEEMEEAKTDEKIQTVRNVKMGKSQKNGGEETILLNTAMEINKHEFPIPGYVIEYVHPPQLFSDENPNACSIM is encoded by the exons ATGGAACAATACAAGCCTCCCACAACTAGACTTGCCTTCCAAAGCAATAATAGGTATGATGTATTTCTGAGTTTCAGGGGACCAGATGTCAGAAAGACTCTGGTTGATCATCTTTATGAAGCTCTCACCCAAGCAGGACTCAATGTCTTCTTAGATACTGACAAATTGGAAAAGGGAGAAATTATTGGGTTGAGCTTGGACAGTGCAATTGAGAGCAGTGCCATACGCATCCCCATATTTTCCAAAGGCTATGCAGACTCAGCATGGTGTCTCAAGGAGGCCTCTGTAATGTCGAGGACTCCTGGCTTGATCATTCCTCTTTTTTATCATGTGGATCCAACTAGTGTTAGATATCCTGATAATGCCTCCAGTCCCTATTGCCGACAATTTCTCAAACATTCAGATCGATACCGAAGAGAGGAGATTAATGACTGGAAGCGTGCCCTTCGCCAGATCTGTTCTTATTCGGGCTGGTCCTTGGACTTAACTCAAGG CTACGAAGCTCGGCTTATAAAGATGATGGTGAACGACCTGAGGAAGACATTGAAGAGAGTGAAGAAATATGACGGTGGCCAAAATGAATGGGAAGAGGAAATGGAGGAAGCAAAAACAGATGAAAAAATCCAGACAGTGAGAAATGTGAAGATGGGGAAGTCACAAAAGAATGGTGGTGAGGAGACAATCTTATTGAACACAGCTATGGAAATAAATAAGCATGAATTTCCTATTCCCGGGTATGTAATTGAATATGTGCATCCTCCTCAGCTATTCAGTGATGAGAACCCAAACGCTTGTTCCATCATGTAG